From the Quercus lobata isolate SW786 chromosome 6, ValleyOak3.0 Primary Assembly, whole genome shotgun sequence genome, one window contains:
- the LOC115994410 gene encoding glutamine synthetase leaf isozyme, chloroplastic: MAQILAPSTQWQMRITRNSVSSSPMTTKMWSSLLLKQNKKWSSKSSAKFQVFAVKSENGTINRMEDLLNLDLTPFTDKIIAEYIWIGGTGIDLRSKSRTIPKPVQHPSELPKWNYDGSSTGQAPGEDSEVILYPQAIFKDPFRGGNNILVICDTYTPAGEPIPTNKRHRAAEIFSNKKVVDEVPWYGIEQEYTLLQTNVKWPLGWPVGGYPGPQGPYYCSAGADKSFGRDISDAHYKACLYAGINVSGTNGEVMPGQWEYQVGPSVGIEAGDHIWCSRYILERITEQAGVVLSLDPKPIEGDWNGAGCHTNYSTKSMREDGGFEVIKKAILNLSLRHKEHISAYGEGNERRLTGKHETASINTFSWGVANRGCSIRVGRETEQKGKGYLEDRRPASNMDPYTVIALLAETTILWEPTLEAEALAAQKLALNV; the protein is encoded by the exons ATGGCGCAGATTTTAGCACCCTCTACACAATGGCAGATGAGAATCACAAGGAACTCTGTGAGTTCAAGTCCCATGACAACAAAGATGTGGAGTTCTCTATTGTTGAAACAGAATAAGAAATGGTCATCTAAAAGCTCAGCTAAGTTTCAAGTTTTTGCTGTGAAGTCTGAAAACGGTACTATCAATAGGATGGAAGATCTACTAAATTTGGACCTCACTCCATTTACTGACAAAATTATTGCTGAGTACATTTG GATTGGAGGGACTGGGATTGATCTGCGTAGCAAGTCAAGG aCTATTCCTAAACCTGTTCAACATCCATCTGAGCTTCCCAAGTGGAATTATGATGGATCGAGTACTGGTCAAGCACCGGGTGAAGATAGTGAAGTAATTCTATA CCCTCAAGCAATTTTTAAGGATCCTTTTCGTGGTGGTAACAATATCTTG gtaatttgTGATACATACACGCCAGCAGGCGAGCCTATCCCAACAAACAAACGTCACAGGGCTGCTGAGATCTTCAGTAACAAGAAGGTTGTGGATGAAGTTCCTTG GTATGGGATAGAGCAAGAATACACCTTACTTCAAACAAATGTGAAATGGCCATTAGGTTGGCCCGTTGGAGGCTATCCTGGTCCTCAG GGTCCTTACTACTGTAGTGCCGGGGCAGACAAGTCATTTGGCCGTGACATATCAGATGCTCATTACAAAGCTTGCTTATATGCTGGAATTAACGTCAGTGGCACCAATGGGGAGGTTATGCCCGGCCAG TGGGAGTATCAAGTAGGACCTAGTGTGGGAATTGAAGCTGGAGATCACATTTGGTGTTCAAGATACATTCTTGAG AGAATTACTGAACAAGCTGGTGTTGTTCTCTCACTTGATCCAAAACCAATAGAG GGTGATTGGAATGGTGCAGGATGCCACACCAATTACAG TACAAAGAGCATGAGGGAGGATGGAGGCTTTGAGGTTATAAAGAAGGCAATTTTGAACCTGTCACTTCGCCACAAAGAGCATATTAGTGCCTATGGAGAAGGGAATGAAAGAAGGTTAACTGGAAAGCATGAAACAGCCAGCATTAACACATTTTCTTGG GGAGTGGCTAATCGTGGTTGCTCGATACGTGTGGGGCGTGAAACTGAGCAGAAAGGCAAAG GGTACTTGGAAGATCGGCGTCCAGCTTCAAACATGGACCCTTACACTGTGATCGCACTATTGGCAGAAACTACAATTTTATGGGAGCCAACACTGGAGGCTGAAGCTCTAGCTGCTCAGAAGCTGGCATTGAATGTTTAA
- the LOC115950617 gene encoding membrane protein PM19L produces MAAGGSKSTATILLILNLVLYFVVTVIASWAINHGIERTHETASVLSIPARIFPIYFPVGNMATGFFVLLALLAGVVGMGTSLTGLNNVSQWNGPNLFAAADSSLVTLSLTIFAMGLACKEIQHGWTGSYLRTLEVITIVVSATQLFYTVAIHAGVGSVSRPRPYGGRV; encoded by the exons ATGGCTGCTGGAGGTTCCAAATCAACAGCCACCATTCTCCTAATCCTCAatcttgttttatattttgtcgTAACTGTGATTGCTTCATGGGCTATAAATCATGGGATTGAAAGAACTCATGAGACAG CATCTGTTTTGTCAATTCCAGCTCGCATATTTCCAATCTACTTCCCAGTGGGAAATATGGCGACCGGTTTCTTTGTCCTTTTAGCACTCCTTGCTGGTGTTGTGGGCATGGGCACCTCACTTACTGGCCTCAATAATGTTTCTCAATGGAATGGACCCAACCTATTTGCAGCAGCTGACTCTTCTCTTGTAACTTTGTCACTCACTATATTTGCCATGGG ATTGGCATGCAAAGAGATTCAACATGGATGGACAGGTTCATACCtg AGGACTCTAGAAGTCATCACCATAGTTGTGAGTGCAACACAACTGTTCTACACGGTTGCTATCCATGCTGGGGTTGGAAGTGTTTCAAGACCAAGACCCTATGGTGGAAGAGTTTAA
- the LOC115995321 gene encoding pyruvate, phosphate dikinase, chloroplastic: MENMIRVTGETKRVFTFGKGRSEGSKGMKSLLGGKGGSLAEMASIGLSVPPGITISTEACQEYQLNGRELPEGLWEKVLEGLETMEKDIKASLGDPSKPLLISVRSGAEISMPGMMDTVLNLGLNDEVVTGLASKSEERFAYDCYRRFLDMFGNVVLGIPHKLFEEKLEKLKHEKGVKLDTDLTASDLKELVKQYKNVYLESKGEKFPSDPKQQLQLAIKAVFDSWDSPRAIKYRSINQITGLKGTAVSIQCMVFGNMGNTSGTGVLFTRNPSTGEKKLYGEFLPNAQGEDVVAGIRTPEDYNTMKSSMPNAYKELVENCEILERHYKDMMDIEYTVQEDRLWMLQCRPGKRTGKAAVTIAVDMVNEGLVDKSSAIKMVEPQHLDQLLHPQFEDPTAYKDKVVAKGLPASPGAAVGQIVFRAEDAEAWHAEGKSVILVRTETRPEDVGGMHAAVGILTARGGMTSHAAVVARGWGKCCISGCFEIHVNDLKKVVVIGHIVIKEGEWLSLNGSTGEVILGKQPLSPPTLSGDLEIFMSWADKIRHLKVMANADTPEDALIARKNGASGIGLCRTEHMFFASDERLKAVRKMIMAVTQEQRKEALNSLLPYQRSDFEGIFHAMDGLPVTIRLLDPPLHEFLPQGDHQQIVSELTAETGINEEEVFSAIEKLSEVNPMLGFRGCRLGIAYPELTEMQARAIFQAAVSMSNQGVEVFPEIMVPLVGTPQELGHQVSVIRSVANKVFSEMGSSLSYKVGTMIEIPRAALVADEIAKEADFFSFGTNDLTQMTFGYSRDDVGKFLPTYLAQGILQNDPFEVLDQRGVGQLIKIATERGRAARPSLKVGICGEHGGEPSSIAFFAEAGLDYVSCSPFRVPIARLAAAQVVV; this comes from the exons ATGGAAAATATGATTAGAGTAACCGGTGAAACTAAG CGAGTTTTTACTTTTGGCAAAGGAAGGAGTGAAGGTAGCAAGGGCATGAAGTCCTTG TTGGGAGGAAAGGGAGGAAGCCTTGCAGAAATGGCAAGCATTGGGTTATCTGTACCACCAGGAATTACTATATCAACAGAAGCATGCCAAGAATATCAGCTGAATGGAAGGGAGTTGCCAGAAGGTTTATGGGAGAAAGTATTGGAAGGCTTGGAGACGATGGAGAAGGACATTAAAGCTTCTCTTGGTGACCCTTCTAAGCCCCTCCTCATCTCTGTCCGCTCTGGTGCTGAG ATTTCCATGCCTGGCATGATGGACACTGTCCTAAACCTTGGACTTAATGATGAGGTAGTTACTGGTTTGGCCTCAAAAAGTGAAGAGCGCTTCGCTTATGACTGTTACAGACGTTTTCTAGACATGTTTGGAAATGTT GTATTGGGAATTCCACACAAATTATTTGAGGAGAAGTTAGAAAAGTTGAAGCATGAAAAAGGAGTCAAACTTGACACTGATCTAACAGCCTCTGATCTCAAAGAGCTGGTGAAACAGTACAAGAATGTTTACCTTGAATCCAAGGGTGAAAAGTTTCCTTCAG ATCCAAAACAACAATTGCAGTTGGCTATTAAAGCTGTTTTTGATTCTTGGGATAGCCCAAGGGCCATCAAATACCGGAGCATTAATCAAATAACTGGGTTAAAGGGAACTGCAGTAAGCATTCAATGCATGGTATTTGGGAACATGGGAAATACTTCAGGGACAGGTGTTCTATTTACTAGGAATCCTAGCACCGGTGAGAAGAAGCTCTATGGGGAGTTTCTACCCAATGCTCAG GGAGAAGATGTAGTTGCTGGAATTAGGACACCAGAAGACTACAACACCATGAAAAGTAGCATGCCTAACGCTTACAAGGAGCTTGTAGAGAACTGTGAAATTCTAGAGCGACATTACAAAGATATGATG GACATCGAATACACAGTCCAAGAAGATAGGTTGTGGATGTTGCAATGCCGTCCTGGAAAGCGTACTGGTAAAGCTGCAGTAACGATAGCTGTAGACATGGTTAACGAAGGGCTTGTTGATAAGAGCTCCGCAATCAAGATGGTGGAGCCACAACATCTTGACCAACTTCTTCATCCACAG TTTGAGGATCCGACTGCTTACAAAGACAAAGTGGTTGCCAAGGGCTTGCCTGCATCTCCAGGAGCTGCAGTGGGGCAGATTGTGTTCAGAGCTGAGGATGCTGAAGCATGGCATGCAGAAGGAAAGAGTGTCATCTTG GTGAGGACAGAGACCAGACCTGAGGATGTTGGTGGTATGCATGCAGCTGTTGGGATCTTGACAGCTAGAGGTGGCATGACGTCTCATGCAGCTGTTGTGGCACGTGGGTGGGGAAAATGTTGTATTTCTGGCTGTTTTGAAATCCATGTAAATGACCTCAAGAAG GTAGTTGTGATTGGGCATATAGTGATTAAGGAAGGAGAATGGCTCTCACTCAATGGCTCCACAGGTGAAGTGATATTGGGAAAACAACCACTCTCTCCTCCAACATTAAGTGGTGACTTGGAGATCTTTATGTCTTGGGCCGATAAGATAAGGCATCTCAAG GTTATGGCAAATGCTGACACCCCTGAGGATGCATTAATAGCAAGAAAGAATGGTGCCAGTGGGATTGGCCTTTGCAGGACAGAGCACATG TTCTTTGCTTCAGATGAAAGGCTAAAGGCTGTTAGGAAGATGATAATGGCAGTTACACAAGAACAAAGGAAGGAAGCTTTGAACTCTTTGTTACCTTATCAAAGATCTGACTTTGAGGGAATTTTTCATGCAATGGATG GCCTTCCAGTAACAATCCGACTGTTAGATCCTCCACTTCATGAATTTCTTCCGCAAGGTGACCACCAACAGATTGTGAGCGAACTAACTGCAGAGACTGGCATAAATGAAGAGGAAGTTTTTTCAGCAATTGAAAAGTTATCAGAAGTAAATCCCATGCTTGGTTTCAGAGGCTGCAG GCTAGGGATAGCATATCCAGAACTCACTGAAATGCAGGCACGTGCAATCTTTCAGGCTGCTGTCTCAATGAGCAACCAAGGTGTTGAAGTTTTTCCTGAGATAATGGTTCCCCTTGTTGGAACACCTCAG GAACTTGGACATCAAGTGAGTGTAATACGAAGTGTTGCAAATAAGGTGTTCTCTGAGATGGGTTCCTCCTTGAGCTATAAGGTGGGGACCATGATTGAAATCCCTAGAGCTGCTCTTGTTGCAGATGAG ATTGCAAAGGAAGCAGATTTCTTCTCCTTCGGAACCAATGATCTCACACAGATGACCTTTGGTTACAGTAGAGATGATGTTGGCAAGTTTCTCCCAACTTACCTAGCCCAAGGCATTCTGCAAAATGATCCATTCGAG GTACTTGATCAAAGAGGTGTTGGTCAGCTCATCAAGATTGCCACAGAAAGGGGTCGTGCAGCTAGACCTAGCTTAAAG GTTGGAATATGTGGAGAGCATGGGGGGGAACCTTCTTCCATTGCCTTCTTTGCAGAGGCTGGACTGGACTATGTTTCATGTTCTCCATTCAG GGTTCCTATTGCTAGGCTTGCAGCTGCTCAAGTTGTTGTCTGA
- the LOC115950605 gene encoding protein ABCI12, chloroplastic isoform X2, with amino-acid sequence MIMNCTFPTVTFPAIPNFTTSTISACPKTLHVTSLKNPIPFLKPPNKINPTKLKLKISFRTRASVSDSNGGTGNWVKWIPTGAFSISADKVFRLISGATASPIYQFVSSPTTFLHSVDPRIKLVWLLALVVLPARSHIAMRFGLVIFLSFLSIWILPRHVWMDQLGRVSLLSGILFIMLGLGADGVTPLVQLRTPPPAMMGLPKLPASLGGYSYLIMKLGPLQFTRKGLSVASIAACLTFTVFQSASLCLTTTTPEQLAFALRWFMLPLTYIGVPVAEIVLTLMLSLRFITLVFDEVRNVALGIVSRRINWQHLTMMETIDSNDSQRL; translated from the exons ATGATAATGAACTGTACCTTCCCAACGGTCACATTTCCTGCAATTCCCAATTTTACTACTTCTACTATTTCTGCATGTCCTAAAACCCTGCATGTCACTTCCCTCAAAAACCCTATACCCTTTCTCAAACCACCAAACAAGATAAACCCAACAAAGCTAAAGCTAAAGATAAGTTTCAGAACGAGAGCCTCCGTGAGCGACAGCAATGGCGGAACTGGGAACTGGGTCAAGTGGATACCCACCGGAGCTTTCTCTATCTCCGCCGACAAAGTTTTCAGGCTGATTTCCGGTGCCACCGCCAGTCCCATTTACCAGTTCGTTTCGTCTCCAACCACTTTTCTTCATTCTGTGGACCCCAGAATCAAATTG GTATGGCTTTTGGCTTTAGTTGTTTTACCAGCAAGATCACATATAGCAATGCGTTTTGGATTAGTGATATTCCTGTCTTTTCTGTCTATATGGATTCTCCCAAGACATGTTTGGATG GACCAATTGGGAAGAGTGTCTTTGCTCTCTGGCATTTTATTCATTATGTTGGGGCTGGGTGCAGATGGTGTAACACCTCTTGTCCAGTTAAGAACTCCACCTCCTGCAATGATGGGATTGCCTAAACTTCCTGCATCTTTGGGTGGTTATTCGTATTTGATTATGAAGCTGGGACCATTACAATTTACAAGGAAGGGACTGTCAGTAGCAAGCATTGCTGCATGCTTAACTTTTACT GTCTTCCAAAGTGCGAGCCTTTGTCTAACAACAACAACCCCTGAACAACTTGCATTTGCCTTGCGGTGGTTTATGCTTCCTTTGACATATATTGGTGTTCCAGTTGCTGAGATTGTTCTTACCCTTATGCTTTCATTAAGGTTCATTACCCTAGTGTTTGATGAG GTCCGTAATGTTGCACTGGGGATTGTTTCTCGTAGGATAAATTGGCAACATTTGACAATGATGGAGACGATTGATA GCAATGATAGTCAGAGGCTTTAG
- the LOC115950605 gene encoding protein ABCI12, chloroplastic isoform X1, which produces MIMNCTFPTVTFPAIPNFTTSTISACPKTLHVTSLKNPIPFLKPPNKINPTKLKLKISFRTRASVSDSNGGTGNWVKWIPTGAFSISADKVFRLISGATASPIYQFVSSPTTFLHSVDPRIKLVWLLALVVLPARSHIAMRFGLVIFLSFLSIWILPRHVWMDQLGRVSLLSGILFIMLGLGADGVTPLVQLRTPPPAMMGLPKLPASLGGYSYLIMKLGPLQFTRKGLSVASIAACLTFTVFQSASLCLTTTTPEQLAFALRWFMLPLTYIGVPVAEIVLTLMLSLRFITLVFDEVRNVALGIVSRRINWQHLTMMETIDIFVIYFRRIFKNIFIHADQISQAMIVRGFRGDSKTHKIYFLSDSSFGMADIVSLLCLVGVTGAALLSDYFLV; this is translated from the exons ATGATAATGAACTGTACCTTCCCAACGGTCACATTTCCTGCAATTCCCAATTTTACTACTTCTACTATTTCTGCATGTCCTAAAACCCTGCATGTCACTTCCCTCAAAAACCCTATACCCTTTCTCAAACCACCAAACAAGATAAACCCAACAAAGCTAAAGCTAAAGATAAGTTTCAGAACGAGAGCCTCCGTGAGCGACAGCAATGGCGGAACTGGGAACTGGGTCAAGTGGATACCCACCGGAGCTTTCTCTATCTCCGCCGACAAAGTTTTCAGGCTGATTTCCGGTGCCACCGCCAGTCCCATTTACCAGTTCGTTTCGTCTCCAACCACTTTTCTTCATTCTGTGGACCCCAGAATCAAATTG GTATGGCTTTTGGCTTTAGTTGTTTTACCAGCAAGATCACATATAGCAATGCGTTTTGGATTAGTGATATTCCTGTCTTTTCTGTCTATATGGATTCTCCCAAGACATGTTTGGATG GACCAATTGGGAAGAGTGTCTTTGCTCTCTGGCATTTTATTCATTATGTTGGGGCTGGGTGCAGATGGTGTAACACCTCTTGTCCAGTTAAGAACTCCACCTCCTGCAATGATGGGATTGCCTAAACTTCCTGCATCTTTGGGTGGTTATTCGTATTTGATTATGAAGCTGGGACCATTACAATTTACAAGGAAGGGACTGTCAGTAGCAAGCATTGCTGCATGCTTAACTTTTACT GTCTTCCAAAGTGCGAGCCTTTGTCTAACAACAACAACCCCTGAACAACTTGCATTTGCCTTGCGGTGGTTTATGCTTCCTTTGACATATATTGGTGTTCCAGTTGCTGAGATTGTTCTTACCCTTATGCTTTCATTAAGGTTCATTACCCTAGTGTTTGATGAG GTCCGTAATGTTGCACTGGGGATTGTTTCTCGTAGGATAAATTGGCAACATTTGACAATGATGGAGACGATTGATA TTTTTGTTATCTACTTTCGCCGGatcttcaaaaatatttttatccaTGCAGATCAGATTTCACAG GCAATGATAGTCAGAGGCTTTAGAGGGGACAGCAAAACTCATAAGATTTACTTTCTGTCAGACTCATCCTTTGGGATGGCAGATATTGTTTCTTTGCTGTGCCTGGTTGGTGTTACAGGTGCTGCCCTTTTGTCTGATTACTTCCTTGTTTGA